From one Candidatus Babeliaceae bacterium genomic stretch:
- a CDS encoding HNH endonuclease signature motif containing protein: MAKENVNCSNCDNKLIRYTNNKSKNYFCDKQCKGKWQTKQRELLGFTKEWLENEYIIIGKSANQIAREIGRDSKRVWEWIRDYGIPTRTRGHDTSHLLKDGSTFRGKKHTEETKKRLSEIAIADGRVPWGKCNEPYWKGKFGSLHPNWQGGLTPERQSVYSSEEWTNSVKEVWKRDNAFCQKCNKHHNEEKNRGNFHIHHIVSFMVRELRTDVNNLVLLCKECHKFVHSKENINKEFIKEF, encoded by the coding sequence ATGGCTAAAGAGAATGTTAATTGTTCAAATTGTGATAATAAATTAATTAGATATACAAACAATAAATCTAAAAATTATTTTTGTGATAAACAATGCAAAGGTAAATGGCAAACAAAACAAAGAGAATTATTAGGATTTACTAAGGAGTGGTTAGAAAATGAGTATATTATTATTGGTAAAAGCGCCAATCAAATAGCAAGGGAAATAGGGAGAGATTCTAAGCGTGTTTGGGAATGGATTAGAGATTATGGAATACCAACTAGGACAAGAGGGCATGATACAAGTCATTTATTAAAAGATGGTAGTACATTTAGAGGGAAAAAACATACAGAAGAAACAAAGAAAAGATTAAGTGAAATTGCTATTGCAGATGGAAGGGTTCCATGGGGTAAATGTAATGAACCATACTGGAAAGGTAAATTTGGTTCGTTGCATCCGAATTGGCAAGGTGGATTAACACCAGAAAGACAATCTGTTTATTCTAGTGAAGAATGGACAAACTCAGTAAAAGAAGTATGGAAGCGTGATAATGCTTTTTGTCAAAAATGTAATAAACATCATAATGAAGAAAAAAACAGAGGAAATTTTCATATACATCATATCGTTTCATTTATGGTAAGAGAATTAAGAACAGATGTTAATAATTTAGTTTTACTATGTAAAGAATGTCATAAATTTGTACATAGTAAAGAAAATATAAATAAAGAATTTATTAAGGAATTTTAA